The following coding sequences are from one Kosakonia sp. H02 window:
- a CDS encoding fimbrial biogenesis usher protein — translation MLTVFMPASSEAEHYFNPAFLSADTTGVADLSRFEKGQQSPGVYRVDIWRNNEFIDTHDLRFDVAHSPAAQGAAGGLMPCLSLSELKRLGVNTQVLSARDGDCIDIHKAIPGAETRFSFSSMRLDIDLPQASMHNRARGDIPPEEWDDGIPAGLVNYTFTGSRSTANDSDFLNLQSGLNYGPWRLRNNGTWNASSGGGESTHRWQNIATWLQRAIVPLKSELVAGDSNTSNELFDSLGFRGLRLFSADTMYPDSLQGYAPTVRGIARTPAQLTIRQNGFVIYQSYVSAGPFAITDLTPSASSGDLDVTVEEKDGSQQEYTVPYATVPLLQREGRMKYDLVVGDYRSGDDQQASPFFVQGTLISGLPHGYTVFGGTQLAGRYNAFATGLGKNLGDWGAWSFDVTHARSQLADGSSHQGESLRLMYAKSLNQYGTHIQVLAWRYLSREFYTLDDVAWRSMEGYEYDENSEGDRVIRDYHNLSNNKKRRFQVNITHNFADFGSLYLSGSEQTYWDNNSTNRWFQLGYADGWRGINYSLSWAWSQSPGISGAERIAALNLSVPLSVLSRGHNNVYARFNANRNSNGRTSWQSGIGGTLLEGRNLSYNVNQGHSSTNGYSGSANTHWQAAWGALSMGYNYDKTQREYNWQLGGGVVAHADGVTFSQPLGDTNVLIKAPGAQGVRVENQTGIETDWRGYAVMPYATVYRYNRVALDKNTMNHHTDVENSVSSVVPTQGALVRASFDTRIGVRALLTVMRGERPVPFGSMVREIGSGVTSMVGEEGQIYLSGLPLRGKLLVQWGETEPSRCVAPYSLPESSLRQAVTMASAHCERKG, via the coding sequence ATGCTCACCGTGTTCATGCCAGCGTCGAGCGAGGCTGAACACTATTTCAATCCGGCCTTTTTATCCGCCGACACCACCGGCGTGGCGGATTTATCGCGCTTTGAAAAAGGCCAACAGTCGCCCGGCGTTTATCGCGTGGATATCTGGCGTAATAATGAATTTATTGACACCCATGATCTGCGCTTTGATGTTGCCCACAGCCCAGCGGCGCAGGGCGCGGCTGGCGGATTAATGCCCTGTTTAAGCCTTAGCGAGTTGAAGCGGCTTGGCGTGAATACGCAGGTATTGTCGGCGCGCGATGGCGATTGCATTGATATTCATAAAGCGATACCGGGTGCTGAAACCCGGTTTTCTTTTTCATCCATGCGCCTGGATATCGACCTGCCACAGGCATCGATGCACAACCGTGCGCGCGGGGATATTCCGCCCGAAGAGTGGGATGACGGGATTCCCGCCGGGCTTGTGAATTACACCTTTACCGGCAGTCGCAGTACCGCCAACGACAGTGATTTTTTGAACCTGCAAAGCGGGCTGAATTACGGCCCGTGGCGGCTACGTAACAACGGGACATGGAATGCGTCCAGCGGGGGCGGTGAAAGCACGCATCGCTGGCAAAACATTGCCACCTGGCTTCAGCGCGCGATTGTGCCACTGAAAAGCGAGCTGGTCGCGGGCGACAGCAATACCAGCAATGAGCTGTTCGACAGCCTTGGGTTTCGCGGTCTGCGTCTTTTTTCCGCTGACACCATGTACCCCGATAGTCTGCAAGGTTACGCCCCGACCGTGCGGGGGATCGCCCGCACGCCCGCCCAACTCACGATCCGCCAGAACGGTTTTGTCATTTACCAAAGCTATGTGTCCGCCGGGCCGTTTGCCATAACCGACCTGACCCCGAGCGCCTCCAGCGGCGATCTCGATGTGACTGTGGAGGAGAAGGACGGGAGCCAGCAAGAGTACACGGTGCCGTATGCCACGGTGCCGCTTTTGCAACGCGAGGGACGCATGAAATATGACCTGGTCGTAGGGGATTATCGCAGCGGTGACGATCAGCAAGCCTCTCCCTTTTTCGTCCAGGGAACGCTTATTAGCGGCCTGCCACACGGCTACACCGTGTTCGGCGGGACGCAACTTGCCGGACGTTATAACGCGTTTGCCACCGGGCTTGGGAAAAACCTCGGTGATTGGGGTGCCTGGTCATTTGATGTTACCCACGCCCGCAGCCAACTGGCGGATGGCAGTTCGCACCAGGGGGAATCGCTGCGTTTGATGTATGCCAAATCGCTCAATCAGTACGGCACGCACATCCAGGTACTCGCCTGGCGTTACCTCTCGCGGGAGTTTTACACCCTGGATGATGTCGCCTGGCGCAGCATGGAAGGGTATGAATACGACGAGAACAGCGAGGGGGACCGGGTGATCCGCGACTATCACAATCTCAGCAATAACAAAAAAAGGCGCTTTCAGGTCAATATCACGCATAACTTCGCCGACTTCGGCTCACTGTATCTCTCCGGTAGTGAGCAAACTTACTGGGATAACAACAGCACCAATCGCTGGTTTCAACTGGGCTACGCCGACGGCTGGCGCGGGATTAACTACTCACTTTCATGGGCATGGAGCCAGTCGCCGGGTATCAGCGGTGCAGAGCGGATCGCCGCGCTGAATTTGTCGGTGCCATTGAGCGTGTTGAGCCGGGGGCACAACAACGTTTATGCCCGTTTCAATGCCAATCGCAACAGTAACGGACGAACCAGTTGGCAGAGCGGCATTGGCGGTACGCTGCTTGAAGGGCGCAATTTAAGTTACAACGTCAACCAGGGTCACAGCAGCACCAACGGCTACAGCGGCAGCGCCAATACCCACTGGCAGGCGGCCTGGGGCGCGCTGAGCATGGGGTACAACTACGACAAAACCCAGCGCGAGTATAACTGGCAACTCGGCGGCGGCGTGGTGGCACATGCCGATGGCGTCACGTTCAGCCAGCCGCTTGGCGACACCAATGTGTTGATCAAAGCGCCGGGCGCGCAGGGTGTGCGGGTCGAGAATCAGACCGGGATAGAAACAGACTGGCGAGGCTATGCCGTGATGCCTTACGCCACCGTGTATCGTTACAACCGCGTTGCGCTCGATAAGAACACCATGAATCACCACACTGATGTGGAAAACAGCGTCAGCAGCGTAGTGCCAACACAGGGCGCGCTGGTGCGGGCCAGTTTTGACACCCGAATTGGCGTACGGGCGCTGCTCACGGTGATGCGCGGCGAGCGCCCGGTGCCCTTTGGCTCAATGGTGCGCGAAATCGGCAGCGGTGTGACCAGTATGGTGGGCGAAGAGGGGCAAATCTATTTAAGCGGCTTGCCACTGCGGGGGAAATTATTGGTGCAATGGGGGGAAACAGAGCCCTCGCGCTGCGTTGCTCCGTATTCGTTGCCTGAATCGAGCCTGCGCCAGGCGGTGACCATGGCGAGCGCGCACTGCGAGCGTAAGGGATAA
- the ybcJ gene encoding ribosome-associated protein YbcJ, with the protein MATFSLGKHPHVELCDLLKLEGWSESGAQAKIVIADGYVKVDGVVETRKRCKIVAGQTVSFEGQSVTVTA; encoded by the coding sequence ATGGCAACATTTTCTCTCGGTAAACACCCGCACGTTGAGCTGTGCGATCTGCTGAAACTGGAAGGCTGGAGCGAAAGCGGCGCGCAGGCGAAAATCGTCATCGCCGATGGCTACGTGAAAGTCGACGGCGTGGTTGAAACGCGCAAACGCTGCAAAATCGTCGCCGGGCAAACGGTGAGCTTTGAAGGCCAGAGCGTCACGGTTACCGCATAA
- the folD gene encoding bifunctional methylenetetrahydrofolate dehydrogenase/methenyltetrahydrofolate cyclohydrolase FolD, which produces MAAKIIDGKTIAQQVRSEVAEKVRARVAAGFRAPGLAVVLVGSNPASQIYVGSKRKACEEVGFISRSYDLPETTSEAELLGLIDELNADTTIDGILVQLPLPAGIDNVKVLERISPDKDVDGFHPYNVGRLCQRAPRLRPCTPRGIVTLLERYNIDTFGLNAVVIGASNIVGRPMSMELLLAGCTTTVTHRFTKNLRHHVENADLLIVAVGKPGFIPGEWIKEGAIVIDVGINRLENGKVVGDVVYEDAAARAAYITPVPGGVGPMTVATLIQNTLQACEEYHDVKGN; this is translated from the coding sequence ATGGCAGCAAAAATTATTGATGGTAAAACGATTGCGCAGCAGGTGCGCTCTGAGGTTGCTGAAAAAGTTCGGGCACGTGTCGCAGCAGGATTTCGCGCACCGGGCCTGGCCGTTGTCCTGGTTGGCAGCAACCCGGCATCGCAGATTTATGTCGGCAGCAAACGTAAAGCCTGTGAAGAAGTGGGTTTCATCTCCCGCTCTTACGATCTCCCGGAAACCACCAGCGAAGCAGAACTGCTGGGGCTGATTGACGAACTGAACGCCGATACCACCATTGACGGTATTCTGGTGCAGTTGCCGTTACCGGCAGGCATCGACAACGTGAAGGTGCTGGAACGTATCTCACCGGACAAAGATGTCGATGGTTTTCATCCGTATAATGTAGGCCGTTTATGCCAGCGCGCGCCGCGCCTGCGTCCGTGTACACCACGCGGTATCGTTACCCTGCTTGAGCGTTATAACATCGACACCTTCGGCCTCAATGCCGTTGTGATTGGCGCATCCAATATTGTGGGTCGCCCGATGAGCATGGAGCTGCTACTGGCTGGCTGCACCACCACAGTGACTCACCGTTTCACTAAAAACCTGCGCCACCATGTCGAAAACGCCGATCTGCTGATTGTTGCAGTAGGCAAACCGGGTTTTATTCCCGGCGAGTGGATCAAAGAAGGCGCGATTGTGATTGATGTTGGGATCAACCGGCTGGAAAACGGCAAAGTGGTGGGCGATGTGGTTTATGAAGATGCTGCCGCACGCGCTGCGTATATTACGCCCGTACCGGGCGGCGTTGGCCCGATGACGGTCGCCACCCTTATCCAGAACACGCTCCAGGCGTGCGAAGAATATCACGATGTAAAAGGCAATTAA
- a CDS encoding PTS transporter subunit EIIC produces the protein MSLISGFVKSLSKLSMIGRALMLPISLLPAAGLLLAFGDKFHLPLMMNAGGVIFDNLPMLFAIGSAVGLASESGIAALSAAVSVFVTNITISTMLSITPEMASQGGKYAMVVGIPTLQMGVFGGLICGILAAWCYNRFHTLQLPEFLGFFSGKRFVAIATAFLSFVLGLLLPYVWQHIQAGIDALSIIVNGDNQAASTFIFGLVERALIPLGLHHIWYPSFWYSFGDYTTQTGQVIHGDQTIWFKMLEDGVKSFSSDTYQNAGKFMQGEFPLMLFALPAACLAMYHEAHTRNKKIAFGILFSAALTCFLTGITEPVEFTFIFVAPILYVFNAIMAGLAYMTMYLLHAHIAKSFSAGFIDYLSFGILPSFNGYQTNFLNAVIVGIPMALIYYFTFRFVIRRFDVKTPGRTEVTATADDKTDSELATEIIGLLGGAQNINSVGSCITRLRLEVTKSDIVDKDGLNSLGARGVVFVGDSGIQVIFGARAQFIAQTMSTMIGK, from the coding sequence ATGAGTCTGATATCAGGGTTTGTTAAATCGCTGTCTAAATTATCGATGATTGGCCGCGCATTAATGCTGCCAATTTCACTGTTGCCTGCCGCAGGCTTATTACTGGCTTTCGGCGACAAATTCCACCTGCCGCTAATGATGAACGCCGGCGGGGTTATTTTTGATAACCTGCCGATGCTGTTCGCCATTGGCTCTGCGGTCGGACTGGCGTCCGAATCGGGCATTGCTGCACTCTCCGCTGCGGTATCGGTGTTTGTTACCAACATTACGATCAGCACCATGCTCAGCATCACGCCGGAAATGGCGTCGCAGGGCGGCAAATATGCCATGGTGGTCGGCATTCCCACTTTGCAGATGGGCGTCTTTGGCGGCCTGATTTGCGGTATTCTCGCCGCCTGGTGTTACAACCGCTTCCATACGCTCCAGTTGCCCGAGTTCCTTGGCTTCTTCTCCGGAAAGCGCTTTGTCGCCATTGCCACCGCGTTTCTTTCTTTTGTGCTCGGCCTGCTGCTGCCGTATGTCTGGCAACATATTCAGGCAGGCATTGATGCACTGTCGATTATCGTTAACGGCGACAACCAGGCGGCATCGACCTTTATTTTTGGTCTCGTAGAACGTGCGCTGATCCCGCTCGGCCTGCACCACATCTGGTATCCGTCGTTCTGGTATTCGTTTGGCGATTACACCACGCAGACAGGCCAGGTTATCCACGGCGATCAGACAATCTGGTTCAAAATGCTGGAAGACGGCGTGAAATCCTTCAGCAGCGACACTTACCAGAATGCCGGTAAGTTTATGCAGGGCGAATTCCCGCTGATGCTGTTTGCGCTGCCCGCGGCCTGTCTGGCGATGTACCACGAAGCGCACACGCGCAATAAGAAAATTGCCTTCGGGATCCTGTTTTCTGCCGCGCTGACCTGCTTCCTGACCGGCATCACCGAGCCGGTGGAATTCACCTTTATCTTCGTGGCACCGATCCTCTACGTTTTTAACGCCATCATGGCCGGTCTGGCCTACATGACGATGTACCTGCTGCATGCGCACATCGCCAAATCGTTCTCCGCAGGCTTTATCGACTATCTGTCGTTCGGTATTCTGCCTTCGTTCAACGGCTACCAGACCAACTTCCTTAATGCAGTGATCGTCGGTATTCCAATGGCGCTGATTTACTACTTCACCTTCCGCTTTGTGATCCGCCGTTTTGATGTGAAAACGCCGGGTCGCACCGAAGTTACCGCCACCGCAGACGACAAAACCGACAGTGAACTGGCAACAGAAATCATCGGCCTGCTGGGTGGCGCGCAGAATATCAACTCTGTCGGGTCGTGCATTACGCGTCTGCGTCTGGAAGTGACAAAAAGCGACATTGTGGATAAAGATGGCCTGAACAGTTTAGGCGCGCGCGGCGTTGTGTTTGTCGGCGATAGCGGGATTCAGGTGATTTTTGGCGCGAGGGCACAGTTTATTGCTCAGACCATGTCCACCATGATTGGCAAATAA
- the malI gene encoding Mal regulon transcriptional regulator MalI, which yields MKKVSIIDVARQAGVSVSTVSLVLRQKGKISAATIEKVHAAIAALGYVHNVAAANLRANTSNLIGLILRDFSDSFSIKVMASIVQELEKQSYMVFLGQPLNDGEPLERCLLSFKQQGVAGVIYLASDTRSLNLPAQIRQCELPLVVVSQSLLEEQCDVVMRDNRQAATLATRYLIEHGHRNIAYIGGIEGDLIRQQRLLGFRSAMTQYGLVVREESTPACSDDTEAASYATRQLLENNNTITALLCHSPDAMIGSISGIHHTGRTVGKDVFLTQQVALVGFEDMLHVNLTSPSFTYVSSASEETGRQAASLMMRKLKEPDLQTQRITLSGQLIARESA from the coding sequence TTGAAGAAAGTCAGCATTATTGATGTCGCCAGACAAGCGGGCGTCTCCGTTTCCACGGTCTCGCTGGTGTTACGCCAGAAAGGTAAAATTTCCGCTGCGACCATCGAAAAAGTACACGCGGCCATCGCGGCACTGGGTTATGTCCACAATGTCGCCGCCGCCAACCTGCGCGCCAACACCTCCAACCTGATTGGCCTTATCCTGCGCGACTTCAGCGACAGCTTCTCGATAAAAGTCATGGCCAGCATTGTGCAGGAGCTGGAAAAACAGAGCTATATGGTGTTTCTTGGCCAGCCGTTGAATGACGGCGAGCCGCTGGAACGCTGCCTGCTCTCGTTTAAACAGCAGGGCGTGGCGGGCGTGATTTACCTTGCGTCGGACACGCGCTCGCTGAATTTGCCTGCGCAAATTCGCCAGTGTGAACTGCCGCTGGTGGTAGTATCGCAATCTTTGCTTGAAGAGCAGTGTGATGTGGTGATGCGCGATAACCGCCAGGCGGCGACGCTCGCGACGCGCTATTTGATTGAGCACGGCCATCGCAATATTGCCTATATTGGCGGCATAGAAGGCGATTTGATTCGCCAGCAACGGCTGCTCGGTTTTCGCAGCGCGATGACGCAATACGGCCTGGTAGTGCGCGAAGAATCGACGCCGGCCTGTAGCGATGATACTGAAGCCGCCAGCTATGCCACCCGGCAACTGCTGGAAAATAACAACACCATTACCGCGCTGCTGTGCCACTCTCCTGATGCGATGATTGGTTCGATTTCAGGCATCCATCACACCGGGCGTACCGTCGGCAAAGATGTGTTTCTGACACAACAAGTCGCGCTGGTCGGCTTTGAAGATATGCTGCACGTTAATCTCACCTCCCCTTCTTTTACTTATGTCTCCTCGGCCAGTGAAGAGACCGGGCGTCAGGCGGCAAGTTTAATGATGCGCAAGCTCAAAGAGCCAGACCTGCAAACCCAGCGCATCACCCTTTCCGGGCAGCTTATTGCGCGCGAGTCTGCATAA
- the fimC gene encoding type 1 fimbria chaperone FimC yields the protein MNVFLKLGWMFGFVMVISLPVSADGGISLGATRVIYPAQAKQTSLAINNSDESSRFLINSWIENDRGEKEKTFVVTPPLFVSEPKSENTLRIIYAGKTLPTDRESLFWMNVKAIPSLEKSQAEGKNVLSLAILSRIKLFVRPQGLPGSSKDAPEQLQFTRAGNHLKIINPTAYYISLVNVYIDKQKMDNVMVAPKNSATLVLPSNARSGVTFQTVNDHGAVTALKTVGLP from the coding sequence ATGAACGTTTTTTTAAAATTGGGCTGGATGTTCGGCTTTGTGATGGTTATTTCACTGCCTGTGAGTGCCGATGGCGGGATTTCTTTGGGGGCTACCCGGGTTATTTATCCGGCGCAGGCAAAACAGACCTCGCTTGCTATTAATAATAGCGATGAGAGTTCGCGTTTTTTGATTAACTCATGGATTGAAAATGATCGCGGAGAAAAAGAAAAAACCTTTGTGGTGACGCCGCCACTCTTTGTCAGTGAACCGAAAAGCGAAAATACGCTGCGTATTATTTACGCCGGGAAAACGCTGCCCACCGATCGTGAATCCCTGTTCTGGATGAACGTAAAGGCGATTCCGTCGCTTGAAAAGTCGCAAGCCGAAGGGAAAAACGTGCTTAGCCTGGCGATCCTCTCCCGCATCAAGCTGTTCGTGCGCCCGCAAGGTTTGCCCGGCTCGTCAAAAGACGCACCGGAACAGTTGCAATTCACCCGCGCAGGTAATCATCTGAAAATCATCAATCCTACGGCCTATTACATCTCACTGGTGAATGTTTATATCGACAAACAGAAGATGGATAACGTCATGGTTGCGCCGAAAAACAGCGCCACGCTGGTGTTACCCTCTAATGCGCGCAGCGGCGTGACCTTTCAGACGGTCAACGATCATGGTGCGGTGACGGCGTTGAAAACCGTCGGCTTGCCTTAA
- the fimA gene encoding type 1 fimbrial major subunit FimA, whose product MNNKLTVISIATGLLLVTGATQAADPVTPPMSVSGGNIHFEGELVHAACALSMRSSTQTVTLGYYRTSSFSKIGDTTPSVPFSLMVNECDHSVASTASVAFSGRADARDSSLLSLSSGSNGASATGVGIEILDTTSKPLKPDGASFSAAQSLVGGSNTLRFSARYKATAAVATAGQANADATFIMKYE is encoded by the coding sequence ATGAACAATAAATTAACAGTTATTTCCATTGCCACAGGTCTACTGCTGGTAACGGGGGCAACGCAAGCTGCCGATCCGGTTACCCCTCCGATGAGTGTCAGTGGCGGTAACATCCATTTTGAAGGTGAGCTGGTGCACGCCGCCTGTGCGCTCAGTATGCGATCCTCAACCCAGACCGTGACGCTTGGCTACTATCGCACCTCATCCTTCAGCAAAATTGGCGACACCACGCCGTCAGTCCCGTTCAGCCTGATGGTGAATGAGTGTGACCACAGCGTCGCGTCGACCGCCTCCGTTGCCTTCTCGGGTCGGGCGGATGCGCGAGACTCATCATTACTCTCGCTCTCTTCGGGCAGCAATGGCGCTTCCGCAACGGGAGTGGGTATTGAAATTCTGGATACCACCTCGAAACCGCTGAAGCCTGACGGTGCAAGCTTCTCTGCCGCGCAGTCGTTGGTGGGCGGGTCTAACACGTTGCGCTTCTCTGCCCGGTATAAAGCGACTGCTGCGGTTGCCACCGCAGGCCAGGCAAATGCCGATGCCACTTTTATCATGAAATATGAGTAA
- the fimH gene encoding type 1 fimbria D-mannose specific adhesin FimH — protein sequence MGRYFAWFCSAVLTGVTLPVQAVVCANATGSVTDINYDLSGTFNSTNNKLDKIIVRSEHAGWVGVRAICPAGPKANYTYRSYVSQFPVDFIAYGYKFLQINEHLQVALSVSDSYAGEVHPPVHYVRMGEHPNVSRQQPFELMDSQLILRLRVTKRFMNRVIFPRKTLFTVYVTTSLTDPLTTPVYTISYSGVIDVPQRCEINAGQIVEFNFGEIGAALFSQAGAGNRPQSVTPQSKTLTIQCSNVAVQAALTIRLEAENVSGQTMVSNNPDLGFVVANGQGQPIIPNNLHSTLPFQLDSNAGAKVGIRAWPVSVTGNKPVAGPFSARGYLRVEYD from the coding sequence ATGGGGCGATACTTTGCATGGTTTTGCAGCGCGGTACTGACGGGTGTGACACTGCCAGTGCAGGCGGTGGTTTGTGCTAACGCTACCGGTTCCGTGACGGATATCAACTACGATCTGTCTGGAACATTTAACAGTACTAACAATAAATTAGACAAGATTATCGTCCGTTCGGAGCACGCAGGCTGGGTAGGCGTGCGGGCGATTTGCCCGGCAGGGCCGAAGGCGAACTATACCTATCGCAGCTATGTCAGCCAGTTTCCCGTGGACTTTATTGCCTATGGCTACAAATTTTTGCAGATCAATGAGCATCTGCAAGTCGCGCTGAGCGTCTCCGACAGCTATGCCGGGGAGGTGCATCCGCCGGTTCACTATGTTCGCATGGGGGAACACCCGAATGTGTCCAGGCAGCAGCCGTTTGAGCTAATGGATTCGCAGCTTATCTTACGGCTGAGAGTGACAAAGCGTTTTATGAACCGGGTTATTTTTCCGCGCAAGACTTTGTTTACGGTCTACGTGACGACCAGCCTGACGGATCCGTTGACGACGCCGGTTTACACCATCAGCTACAGCGGCGTGATAGACGTACCGCAACGTTGTGAAATTAATGCGGGCCAGATTGTGGAATTCAATTTCGGCGAGATTGGGGCTGCATTATTTAGCCAGGCTGGCGCAGGAAATCGCCCACAGAGCGTCACGCCGCAAAGTAAAACATTGACGATTCAATGCTCTAACGTTGCCGTACAAGCGGCGCTTACGATACGGCTTGAAGCGGAGAATGTCTCCGGGCAAACCATGGTGTCAAATAACCCTGATCTGGGTTTTGTTGTTGCCAACGGTCAGGGGCAGCCCATTATTCCCAATAATCTCCACAGCACCCTTCCGTTCCAGCTCGACAGCAATGCTGGAGCAAAGGTCGGGATCCGCGCCTGGCCTGTCAGCGTCACCGGCAATAAACCGGTGGCAGGCCCGTTCAGTGCGCGGGGTTATTTGCGCGTGGAATATGACTGA
- the sfmF gene encoding fimbria assembly protein: MFNPFRHLMLLAGWFSPVFAEINIELRATVVNVGCTLLSDDSNKTVDLGRWPASQLRMAGSTTPAVPFSLRLKGCPPGSVSVTFSGKSAGGTTYLALSDSAMAQDVAIQLRQGDRSPLALETASKAITVDGSGNTLLQFYANFIALADNPSPGIAKSDATFTINYY; this comes from the coding sequence ATGTTTAACCCATTTCGTCATCTGATGTTGCTTGCGGGCTGGTTCAGCCCGGTGTTTGCGGAAATAAACATTGAATTGCGCGCCACGGTGGTGAATGTCGGGTGTACGCTGCTGAGCGACGACAGTAATAAGACGGTTGATTTGGGCCGCTGGCCAGCAAGCCAACTGCGCATGGCGGGGAGCACGACGCCAGCGGTGCCGTTTTCCCTGCGCCTGAAAGGATGCCCGCCGGGCAGTGTCTCGGTCACCTTTTCGGGTAAATCCGCAGGCGGTACGACATACCTGGCGCTCAGCGATAGCGCAATGGCGCAGGACGTCGCTATTCAGTTGCGCCAGGGCGATCGCTCGCCTTTAGCCCTTGAAACCGCCAGCAAGGCAATTACGGTGGACGGTAGCGGTAATACGTTATTACAATTTTATGCCAACTTCATTGCACTGGCCGATAACCCTTCGCCAGGTATTGCTAAATCTGATGCGACATTTACGATTAATTATTATTAG
- the fimZ gene encoding fimbria biosynthesis transcriptional regulator FimZ, with translation MKPASVIIMDEHPIVRMSIEVLLEKNQNVNVVLKTDDSRCALDLIRAQAVELVILDIELPKTDGFTLLRKIKAIREEVNVLFLSSKSESFYAARAIRAGANGFVSKRKDLNDIYNAVKMILAGYSFFPSETLNYINHPGKRKGEPRDMPLSNREVTVLRYLANGFSNKEIAEQLILSNKTISAHKSNIFSKLGVHTIVELIDYAKAHELL, from the coding sequence ATGAAACCGGCTTCCGTTATTATTATGGACGAACACCCTATCGTCAGAATGTCGATAGAAGTTCTGCTTGAAAAAAACCAGAATGTAAATGTAGTGCTAAAAACCGATGACAGCCGTTGCGCGCTGGATTTGATCCGTGCGCAGGCGGTTGAACTGGTTATTCTTGATATCGAATTACCCAAAACAGATGGTTTTACATTACTAAGGAAAATCAAAGCAATACGCGAAGAAGTTAATGTTCTTTTCTTATCTTCGAAATCGGAATCCTTTTATGCAGCAAGAGCTATCCGCGCCGGTGCAAACGGTTTTGTCAGCAAACGAAAAGATCTCAACGATATTTATAACGCAGTAAAAATGATCCTTGCCGGATACTCTTTCTTTCCCTCAGAAACCTTGAATTACATAAATCATCCCGGTAAGCGAAAAGGCGAACCGCGCGATATGCCGTTATCAAACCGCGAAGTGACGGTATTACGTTATCTGGCTAATGGTTTTTCTAACAAAGAAATTGCGGAGCAACTGATCCTCAGCAACAAAACGATAAGCGCACATAAGTCGAATATATTTTCAAAATTAGGCGTGCATACCATTGTTGAACTGATTGATTATGCGAAAGCACACGAACTGCTATAA
- a CDS encoding LuxR C-terminal-related transcriptional regulator, with amino-acid sequence MQQLSFALPEYMISQTLISTDHFLSYAWSCCLFSGKRNAVFPSLELAQQQLGEPHLSHLIVDMETLTTSRLEALETLRQPYLCNRGLHIYLLAAKSDPEQISFLQAAGPFHVIARDLSVIPFRQALLIPPERSIHAPLFPATEWKILSSLARGLTMKRIARQLNLPYHRVVYRLNTQLKILGLPDRQSLIHLLHRLTLNRHHSMQ; translated from the coding sequence GTGCAGCAGCTGAGCTTTGCACTGCCGGAATATATGATCAGCCAGACGTTGATCTCCACCGATCACTTTCTCAGTTACGCCTGGAGCTGTTGCCTGTTCTCCGGCAAGCGCAATGCGGTTTTCCCGTCGCTGGAATTGGCACAACAGCAGCTTGGCGAACCGCATTTATCCCATTTGATTGTGGATATGGAAACACTGACGACGTCGCGTCTGGAAGCGCTTGAAACCTTACGCCAGCCGTACCTGTGCAACCGGGGGCTACATATCTATTTATTAGCCGCCAAAAGCGACCCGGAACAAATTAGTTTTTTGCAAGCCGCAGGGCCGTTTCATGTTATCGCGCGCGATCTTTCCGTTATTCCCTTTCGCCAGGCATTGTTGATCCCCCCTGAGCGGAGCATTCATGCACCTTTATTTCCGGCAACGGAGTGGAAGATCCTCTCTTCGCTGGCGCGCGGGTTGACGATGAAACGCATTGCCCGCCAGCTCAACCTGCCCTATCACCGGGTTGTTTACCGACTGAATACGCAGTTAAAAATACTTGGTCTGCCCGATCGCCAAAGTCTTATTCATCTCCTGCACCGACTCACCCTGAACAGGCATCACTCAATGCAATAA